A genomic window from Levilactobacillus yonginensis includes:
- a CDS encoding GNAT family N-acetyltransferase: MQFRLIQPTDNPALAKILRGNLKANGLDIPGTAYFDDLEHLSDFYQQAGRDYLVALDDTGEILGGGGFAEYLPDQGIAELQKLYLADTAKGQGVGYRLVRTVEVMAREAGYQQMYLETHHALKPAMHLYEEMHYQLVPEPLKTAVHQTMDRFYVKSLIKS; encoded by the coding sequence ATGCAATTTCGACTTATCCAACCAACCGACAATCCTGCGTTAGCTAAAATCCTACGTGGCAACCTTAAAGCCAACGGATTAGACATCCCGGGGACCGCTTACTTCGACGACCTTGAACACCTCAGCGACTTCTACCAACAAGCTGGGCGTGACTACCTAGTCGCGCTCGACGATACTGGTGAAATTCTCGGCGGTGGCGGTTTTGCCGAATACCTCCCTGATCAAGGCATCGCGGAGCTTCAGAAGCTGTACCTGGCTGACACCGCTAAGGGGCAAGGTGTGGGTTACCGTTTGGTCCGGACGGTCGAAGTCATGGCCCGTGAGGCCGGCTACCAACAAATGTATCTAGAGACCCACCATGCATTGAAACCGGCCATGCACCTTTATGAGGAAATGCACTACCAATTGGTCCCTGAACCTTTAAAAACCGCGGTACATCAAACAATGGATCGTTTCTACGTTAAATCACTCATTAAAAGCTAA
- a CDS encoding amidohydrolase family protein produces the protein MSKKTFFNFTLFDGTTDQNEADAWFTVDTETGKLVDRGQGTPAEADEQVDLGGQYVMPGFFNVHTHVSANPLALNGSHNSESEVSVFAWTNLQALLKSGVTYVRGCGNDYDVDVKLKRLQKTGQLPHTPRMLTSGKAFSMTGGHGDSATGGHAVDSPDEMRKAVRTAFKNGAESVKVMATGGVMTPNDFMEDAQLSVAEMHVAVEEAHHKRRVVAAHAEGNPGIQNALDAGVDSIEHGFYVNESEAKQMVNQGTYLTPTLIAEWVIPEFGNGDLPDWEVKKAADALDDTYVNMKRAFKLGVKFTCGTDAGTPYNGFDKTPEEFGLLTKLGMTNAEAYQCSTLNSPKLLGVADEYGTLEVGKFADFQVLKKDPLADTANVVQADKQVYLGGHREF, from the coding sequence ATGAGCAAAAAAACTTTCTTTAACTTCACCTTATTTGATGGTACCACCGATCAGAATGAAGCCGACGCCTGGTTCACCGTCGACACGGAAACGGGTAAATTAGTCGACCGCGGTCAGGGCACGCCCGCTGAGGCCGATGAACAGGTTGATTTAGGCGGTCAGTACGTCATGCCAGGGTTCTTCAACGTTCACACCCACGTTTCAGCCAATCCTTTAGCACTGAACGGCAGTCACAACTCTGAATCTGAAGTCTCCGTCTTTGCCTGGACCAACCTCCAAGCACTCTTAAAGTCCGGTGTAACCTATGTCCGGGGCTGCGGGAACGATTACGACGTTGACGTGAAACTCAAGCGTCTGCAGAAAACCGGTCAGCTCCCACACACTCCCCGGATGTTGACCTCCGGCAAGGCCTTCTCGATGACCGGTGGCCACGGTGATTCCGCAACTGGTGGGCACGCCGTTGACTCACCCGATGAGATGCGAAAGGCCGTTCGAACCGCCTTTAAGAACGGTGCTGAGAGTGTCAAAGTCATGGCCACTGGTGGCGTCATGACCCCTAACGATTTCATGGAAGACGCTCAATTATCCGTAGCCGAAATGCACGTGGCCGTTGAAGAGGCCCACCATAAGCGTCGCGTCGTTGCTGCTCACGCCGAAGGGAACCCTGGTATCCAAAATGCTTTGGATGCGGGCGTTGATTCTATCGAGCATGGCTTCTACGTCAACGAATCTGAAGCCAAACAAATGGTCAACCAGGGCACCTACCTCACGCCAACGTTGATTGCCGAATGGGTCATCCCAGAATTTGGTAACGGTGACCTCCCTGACTGGGAAGTAAAAAAGGCCGCCGACGCCTTAGACGATACCTACGTTAACATGAAGCGAGCCTTCAAGTTAGGCGTTAAATTCACCTGCGGGACCGACGCCGGGACACCTTACAACGGCTTCGATAAAACGCCCGAGGAATTCGGTTTGCTCACCAAGCTAGGGATGACCAATGCCGAAGCCTACCAGTGCTCGACGTTGAATTCCCCTAAGTTATTGGGAGTTGCCGATGAATATGGCACCCTTGAGGTTGGCAAATTCGCCGACTTCCAAGTCCTTAAGAAGGACCCCCTCGCTGACACCGCCAATGTGGTTCAGGCAGACAAACAAGTCTACCTTGGTGGTCACCGCGAGTTCTAA
- a CDS encoding SDR family NAD(P)-dependent oxidoreductase, with protein MKTVIITGATSGMGLSAVKLFSHRGWRVVLADLNVEKGSQVVADLQQAGYANLFFHATDVSQAASVQALAAAVQAQGWSVDSLVNNAGIFVPGMLHQVKEDDWDRIMAVDVKSIYLMSAAFVPGMIEQGHGTIVNTGSISGLRGDYNMAAYNAAKGAVVNLVRAMALDYGQYNIRVNNVDPSATKTPMFMANPPEVVAQFEQANPLKRIAQPEDIARVMYFLASDESDPINGENLPVSGGLEQHSGQPVQ; from the coding sequence ATGAAAACTGTAATTATTACTGGTGCTACGTCCGGGATGGGACTCAGCGCTGTCAAACTATTTAGTCACCGTGGCTGGCGCGTTGTCCTGGCCGATTTAAATGTGGAAAAGGGGTCCCAAGTGGTCGCAGACTTGCAGCAAGCGGGGTATGCCAACCTATTCTTTCATGCGACAGATGTTAGTCAGGCCGCTTCCGTACAAGCTTTAGCCGCAGCTGTTCAGGCTCAAGGTTGGTCCGTTGACAGCCTGGTGAACAATGCTGGGATCTTTGTTCCGGGGATGCTCCACCAGGTCAAGGAGGACGATTGGGACCGGATCATGGCGGTCGATGTCAAGTCCATCTATCTGATGAGTGCGGCCTTTGTTCCTGGCATGATTGAACAGGGGCACGGGACGATTGTGAACACCGGCTCCATTTCTGGTTTACGGGGCGACTATAACATGGCGGCCTATAATGCTGCCAAGGGTGCCGTCGTCAACCTGGTGCGTGCTATGGCTTTGGACTACGGGCAGTACAATATTCGCGTGAACAACGTGGATCCAAGTGCGACCAAGACGCCGATGTTTATGGCCAACCCACCAGAGGTCGTGGCACAGTTCGAACAGGCCAATCCATTGAAGCGGATCGCCCAACCGGAAGACATCGCACGGGTCATGTATTTCCTGGCTAGCGACGAGTCTGACCCAATCAACGGAGAGAACTTGCCGGTATCGGGTGGCTTGGAACAGCATTCTGGTCAGCCGGT
- a CDS encoding VOC family protein, translating to MQSRIIPSFAFESAKEALAYYQTVFGATDVYRFSPQPEQAKQFHLPVDAELESLTIHAGFTVLGMSFQCADSFRGPVQSSNQVDMILDINGDDAASVQAADAFYQRLVASGEVTVDMPYEEQFWGGKMGHFTDKYGISWMLHVMPWSQIKDPNQ from the coding sequence ATGCAATCGAGAATTATTCCCAGCTTTGCCTTTGAAAGTGCCAAGGAGGCCTTGGCCTATTACCAAACGGTCTTTGGTGCCACGGATGTCTATCGTTTTAGCCCCCAACCAGAACAGGCCAAACAGTTTCATCTACCAGTAGATGCCGAACTAGAGAGTCTGACGATTCATGCCGGATTTACAGTCCTAGGCATGAGCTTTCAGTGTGCCGATAGTTTTCGGGGCCCGGTTCAGTCGTCTAATCAGGTGGATATGATCTTGGATATTAATGGTGACGATGCCGCTAGTGTTCAGGCAGCGGACGCTTTTTATCAACGGTTGGTTGCCTCAGGTGAAGTGACCGTTGATATGCCATATGAGGAGCAGTTCTGGGGTGGTAAGATGGGCCATTTCACTGACAAGTACGGCATTTCTTGGATGCTCCATGTGATGCCTTGGAGCCAAATCAAGGATCCCAATCAATAA
- a CDS encoding DHH family phosphoesterase, translating into MNKLFSRANVPEFLQNRRLRGIAMMTAILAILGIVLSFLLNWIFGIVVLVLVGIATLIAFNTMAEIGADTTQYISDLSFRIQQGEQEALLRMPPGVIILGENDQIEWVNPYLQHYFGDQDVLNRTIGAVDTDLAKLVEGAEPQTMTTVKWRDKRFTMYVQPDFHAIYLYDITHYQLIQEQYDNEKIAIGQIFLDNYDEVTQSMTDQDISNLRNYVTNELSAWVQQFDMYLKQLDDDHYFILAYAKSLAGIEADKFKILDTIRESTSKQNFPLTLSMGIAYGDPNLNKLADQAQSNLDLALGRGGDQVVVKAADQEARYYGGKTNPMEKRTRVRARMISQALQELMNESDQIFVQGHTQPDMDSLGACLGIRRIAKMNNKKAWIVLDKETVHSDVQRLLDNLKEYPDVDAAIISPEEALEKATDQSMLLMVDHSKASISISSELYHRLENRVMIIDHHRRGEEFPENPLLVYIEPYASSTCELITEMFEYQSQEGEPINKLEATAMLTGIFVDTKHFSLRTGTRTFDAASYLRSAGADAIQMQQYMKENVDSYLQRNHLIEMVEFINEDMALIAGEEDQTYDPVTAAQAADDLLNMSGVDASFVITRRADGRVGISARSLGEINVQLSMEAMGGGGHLSNAATQISDKTVAEVKQQLIDILNHSDEPEEATT; encoded by the coding sequence ATGAATAAATTATTTTCACGAGCAAATGTGCCTGAGTTCTTACAGAACCGGCGCTTGCGAGGCATTGCAATGATGACTGCCATACTGGCAATTCTCGGCATTGTGCTCTCGTTTCTGCTCAATTGGATTTTTGGGATCGTCGTTTTAGTTCTGGTGGGAATCGCAACGCTGATAGCATTTAATACTATGGCGGAAATTGGTGCCGATACGACGCAGTACATCTCTGACCTGTCCTTTCGAATTCAGCAGGGTGAGCAGGAAGCACTGCTACGGATGCCACCTGGTGTGATTATTCTCGGGGAAAACGATCAGATTGAATGGGTCAATCCTTACCTGCAACACTACTTTGGTGACCAGGACGTTTTGAACCGCACGATTGGGGCGGTTGATACGGACTTGGCAAAGCTGGTGGAAGGTGCGGAGCCCCAGACCATGACGACCGTGAAATGGCGGGATAAACGTTTCACGATGTACGTTCAACCAGATTTTCATGCGATTTATTTGTATGACATCACCCATTACCAATTGATTCAGGAACAGTACGATAATGAGAAAATTGCGATTGGGCAGATCTTCCTGGATAACTATGATGAAGTCACACAGTCAATGACCGACCAAGACATTTCTAACCTGAGAAATTATGTCACGAATGAATTGTCGGCGTGGGTCCAGCAATTTGATATGTACCTCAAACAATTGGATGATGACCACTACTTCATTCTGGCCTATGCTAAATCATTGGCTGGGATTGAAGCGGATAAGTTTAAAATTTTGGACACCATTCGCGAGAGTACGTCGAAGCAAAACTTCCCTCTGACCTTGAGTATGGGGATTGCGTACGGCGACCCTAACTTGAATAAACTGGCCGATCAAGCTCAGAGTAATCTGGACTTGGCCCTCGGTCGGGGTGGGGATCAGGTCGTGGTGAAAGCCGCTGACCAGGAAGCCCGCTACTATGGTGGTAAGACGAATCCGATGGAGAAACGGACGCGGGTTCGGGCCCGGATGATTTCGCAAGCACTGCAGGAATTGATGAATGAATCCGACCAAATCTTTGTTCAGGGACACACCCAACCGGATATGGATTCGTTGGGAGCTTGCTTAGGGATTCGGCGGATTGCGAAGATGAATAATAAGAAGGCGTGGATTGTCCTCGACAAAGAGACTGTTCATTCCGACGTGCAACGGTTGCTGGATAACTTGAAAGAATATCCAGATGTCGATGCCGCCATTATTTCACCGGAAGAAGCCCTGGAGAAGGCGACCGATCAGAGTATGTTGCTGATGGTTGACCATTCCAAGGCATCGATTTCCATTTCGTCTGAACTGTATCACCGCCTGGAAAACCGGGTCATGATTATTGACCATCACCGTCGTGGTGAAGAGTTCCCTGAGAACCCATTGTTGGTCTACATTGAACCGTACGCTAGCTCTACGTGTGAGCTGATTACCGAAATGTTTGAGTATCAGTCACAAGAGGGTGAACCAATCAACAAGCTGGAAGCCACTGCGATGCTGACAGGGATTTTCGTCGACACCAAGCACTTCTCGTTGCGGACTGGGACGCGGACGTTCGATGCTGCCAGTTACTTGCGGTCTGCTGGAGCTGACGCGATTCAAATGCAACAGTATATGAAGGAAAACGTCGACAGTTACCTGCAACGCAATCACTTAATTGAAATGGTCGAGTTTATCAATGAAGACATGGCACTGATCGCCGGTGAAGAGGACCAAACCTACGATCCCGTTACTGCCGCTCAGGCTGCCGATGACCTGTTGAACATGTCGGGTGTCGATGCGTCATTTGTCATTACGCGTCGGGCCGATGGTCGGGTAGGTATTTCTGCTCGGTCGCTGGGTGAAATTAACGTACAATTGTCCATGGAAGCGATGGGCGGTGGTGGTCACCTGTCGAACGCAGCCACGCAAATCAGCGACAAGACAGTGGCTGAGGTCAAGCAGCAGCTGATTGATATTTTAAATCATAGTGATGAGCCGGAGGAAGCGACGACTTAG
- a CDS encoding flavodoxin family protein, whose amino-acid sequence MTILLINGSPRKTGNTATLGDRLLTNLPYRTIHLTDHQLNFVQDYRDTNHPQQDLTDDYETLMAQFAQATDIVLGTPVYWYGMTGQLKVFMDRWFDSFTNDFPFAGKRLYLLVVGADEPETKATGITQAIQESCDWLQMDFQGTATVTADSPTDVAKMAELPASVRRLRDILQQHQA is encoded by the coding sequence ATGACAATTTTACTGATCAACGGCAGTCCCAGAAAGACTGGCAACACGGCAACTCTGGGCGACCGACTGCTCACTAATCTACCTTATCGCACCATTCATCTGACCGACCATCAACTCAACTTTGTTCAGGATTACCGAGACACGAACCATCCTCAACAGGACCTAACCGATGATTACGAAACATTGATGGCCCAATTTGCTCAAGCAACCGATATTGTGCTGGGAACGCCAGTCTACTGGTATGGCATGACCGGGCAACTCAAGGTCTTCATGGACCGCTGGTTTGACAGTTTCACCAACGACTTTCCCTTTGCTGGCAAGCGTCTCTACCTGCTAGTCGTGGGGGCCGATGAACCGGAAACCAAGGCCACTGGTATCACCCAGGCGATTCAGGAATCCTGTGACTGGTTACAGATGGACTTCCAAGGGACGGCGACCGTTACGGCAGATAGTCCCACGGACGTCGCCAAGATGGCAGAGCTTCCCGCTAGTGTGCGTCGTTTACGTGATATTCTGCAGCAACACCAAGCTTAA
- the rplI gene encoding 50S ribosomal protein L9 produces the protein MKVIFIKDVRGKGKRGEIKNVPDGYAQNFLIKRGLAKEANQSAMSQLSAERKAEQRRDAEELAEAKDLQKKLEADKTVVEIVAKAGEDDRLFGSIPSKQIVQALQKQFDLKIDKRKVELPEPIRSLGFTNVPVKLHSNVTAKIRVHVVAKQK, from the coding sequence GTGAAAGTTATTTTTATCAAGGACGTTCGCGGTAAGGGTAAGCGTGGGGAAATCAAGAATGTTCCCGATGGCTACGCCCAAAACTTCCTGATCAAACGGGGGTTGGCTAAGGAAGCCAACCAATCCGCGATGAGTCAGTTGAGTGCCGAACGCAAAGCTGAACAACGGCGGGACGCCGAAGAATTGGCAGAAGCCAAGGACTTACAAAAGAAGCTGGAAGCCGACAAGACGGTTGTTGAAATCGTGGCTAAGGCGGGGGAAGACGACCGGTTATTTGGGTCCATTCCTAGTAAGCAGATTGTTCAAGCACTGCAAAAGCAATTTGATTTAAAGATCGACAAGCGCAAGGTCGAACTCCCAGAACCTATCCGGTCTTTGGGCTTCACGAACGTGCCGGTTAAGCTGCACAGCAACGTCACCGCGAAGATTCGGGTTCACGTGGTTGCTAAGCAAAAATAA
- a CDS encoding MerR family transcriptional regulator — protein sequence MTYSIQQLASLAGVSTRTLRYYDQIKLLPANRNVHNGYREYDASAVDRLQLIRYFQTFGFELTTIQQLLSQPRTVQTAALATQRAQLAAKRDHLTTLLNTLDRTLAARNGGPQMTDSEKFATFKQEQLADNEQAFGTEARQLYGKATVTASQQRFANLSETEYCDMQATEAELFVALKTVATTGDLTSEAAQRVYECHRKWLCFTWNNYSPAAHRGLAQMYSHDSRFADYYNQRVGLPNAAATLVAVINRFTA from the coding sequence ATGACCTACAGCATTCAACAGTTAGCCAGTTTAGCTGGCGTCAGCACTCGGACCCTACGCTACTATGATCAAATCAAGCTGTTACCCGCTAATCGCAACGTTCATAATGGCTACCGTGAATACGATGCGAGCGCCGTAGACCGGCTCCAATTGATTCGTTACTTTCAAACGTTTGGCTTCGAGCTGACCACCATTCAACAACTGCTCAGCCAGCCCCGTACCGTCCAAACAGCCGCATTAGCTACGCAACGGGCCCAGTTGGCCGCAAAGCGTGATCACCTCACTACCTTGCTGAATACGCTGGACCGCACCCTAGCGGCCCGTAACGGAGGTCCTCAGATGACTGATTCAGAAAAATTTGCCACCTTTAAACAGGAGCAACTCGCCGACAACGAGCAGGCCTTTGGCACAGAAGCCCGTCAACTATATGGAAAAGCAACCGTCACAGCTAGCCAACAACGGTTTGCTAATCTAAGTGAAACCGAGTATTGCGACATGCAGGCCACCGAGGCTGAGCTATTTGTCGCTCTCAAAACGGTCGCCACAACGGGTGACCTCACGAGCGAAGCCGCTCAGCGAGTCTACGAGTGCCATCGGAAATGGTTGTGTTTCACGTGGAACAACTACTCACCGGCTGCTCACCGTGGCTTGGCTCAAATGTACTCACACGATTCCCGTTTTGCCGACTACTACAATCAACGGGTCGGCTTGCCTAATGCGGCAGCTACATTAGTGGCCGTGATCAACCGGTTTACAGCATAA
- a CDS encoding peptide ABC transporter substrate-binding protein: protein MKHSVWAMPASLLLLVTLSACGQASGNTTNKNKTLNVTLASEPATADPNKSTDTNSGNVITQTMEGLYTYNKAGKLTAGVATKMVKPTNNGKTYTFTLRKNAKWSNGQPVTAQDFVTSMQRWVDPKTKAQYASLLSAFKNYDAVQKGTLTPDKLGVKALSKTKLQFQLSKAVPYFDDLVAGYYPLNTDAVKKYGQKYGTSAAKTVSNGAYKLAGWTGSNSSWTYVKNTHYWNAQNVKIKKVAVSVTKDESTASNLFKSGKIQETTVSGQYVRANANDKQLHTHLLGRLQYLYVNSKKKATDSENLRQAVSLVMSRSTLTKKVLQDGSKPALSAVPRGDQANPKTGQDMAAQVGNLLPQDVTKAKEYWAKYLKETGKTKATLNLLTDDTDDDKHVGTYLQSVMQKNFKGLTVNVTSIPHAQHVARDFAGTFELNLTGWSSSWLDASDYLSLAAKTNTVNFTGWNDDQFNELLNDANSKTGLARYNGLMAADKRLMAVKGYIPVYQPSEAKLVSSKVGGLTYTLLHDAKYQYAYWK, encoded by the coding sequence ATGAAACATTCAGTTTGGGCAATGCCCGCATCTTTATTATTACTCGTCACCCTCAGTGCCTGTGGTCAAGCATCCGGTAACACGACCAACAAGAACAAAACGCTAAACGTCACGCTGGCCAGTGAACCCGCCACCGCCGACCCGAACAAGTCGACCGATACCAACAGTGGTAACGTCATCACCCAAACAATGGAGGGGCTCTATACCTATAACAAAGCCGGCAAATTAACTGCCGGGGTTGCCACCAAGATGGTTAAACCCACCAACAACGGCAAAACCTACACGTTCACGTTACGTAAGAACGCCAAGTGGTCCAACGGCCAGCCAGTTACCGCCCAGGACTTCGTAACTTCCATGCAACGGTGGGTCGACCCTAAGACCAAGGCTCAATATGCCAGTCTTCTAAGTGCCTTTAAAAACTACGATGCCGTCCAGAAGGGTACCCTCACTCCCGATAAATTAGGGGTCAAGGCTTTAAGCAAAACCAAGCTCCAATTTCAATTAAGCAAGGCCGTTCCCTACTTTGATGACTTAGTCGCCGGCTACTACCCACTGAACACCGACGCCGTTAAGAAATATGGGCAGAAGTACGGGACTAGCGCTGCTAAGACCGTCAGCAATGGCGCCTACAAGCTGGCTGGCTGGACTGGGAGTAATTCCTCATGGACCTACGTGAAGAACACCCATTACTGGAACGCCCAAAACGTCAAAATCAAGAAAGTCGCTGTATCCGTCACCAAAGATGAAAGCACCGCCTCTAATCTTTTTAAGAGCGGTAAGATTCAGGAAACCACGGTTAGCGGCCAGTACGTCCGGGCCAACGCCAACGACAAGCAACTTCACACTCACCTGTTGGGCCGGTTGCAATACCTCTATGTCAACAGTAAGAAAAAAGCAACGGATTCAGAAAACCTACGTCAAGCTGTTTCACTCGTCATGAGCCGATCAACGTTGACTAAGAAAGTGCTTCAAGATGGCTCTAAACCAGCCCTCAGCGCCGTCCCTCGTGGTGATCAAGCTAATCCTAAGACTGGCCAAGATATGGCCGCTCAGGTTGGGAACCTGTTACCTCAAGATGTCACCAAGGCCAAGGAATACTGGGCCAAATACCTCAAGGAAACTGGTAAGACTAAGGCCACGTTGAACCTTCTGACCGATGATACCGACGATGACAAGCACGTTGGTACCTACCTACAATCCGTTATGCAGAAGAATTTCAAGGGCCTGACGGTCAATGTGACCTCAATCCCTCACGCCCAACACGTTGCCCGCGACTTTGCCGGCACCTTTGAGCTGAACCTTACCGGCTGGTCCAGCAGTTGGCTTGACGCCTCCGACTACCTCAGCCTAGCCGCCAAGACCAACACCGTGAACTTCACCGGCTGGAACGATGATCAATTCAACGAATTGCTGAACGACGCCAACAGTAAGACTGGTTTGGCACGCTACAACGGTCTAATGGCTGCCGATAAGCGGTTGATGGCGGTCAAGGGCTACATCCCCGTTTACCAACCTTCAGAAGCTAAGTTGGTCTCCAGCAAGGTGGGCGGTCTGACCTACACGCTCCTGCACGATGCTAAATACCAATACGCTTACTGGAAATAA
- the dnaB gene encoding replicative DNA helicase: MDNNVLTDHTPPQNLDAEKAVLGAIFLSTDALVDAMEYLSPEDFYRREHQIIFQAMIDLNDRDEAIDVVTITDRLTAKNELDDVGGVTYIAELAGSVPTAANATYYAKIVQEKAILRRLIQTATNIATQGYQQDEDVSDLLDNAERDIMSVAETRNQSGFKPIRDVLNNSFEEINKLSEQGDVITGLSTGYAELDKMTTGLHDDELMILAARPAVGKTAFALNIAQNVGTKTDKTVAIFSLEMSAESLVNRMLCAEGSIDANHLRTGQLSEDEWQNLIVAMGSLAKANIYIDDTAGNKITEIRAKCRRLAKEKGNLGLIVIDYLQLIEGTNHESRQQEVSDISRQLKKLAKELHVPVIALSQLSRGVEQRQDKRPVLSDIRESGSIEQDADIVSFLYRDDYYEREGDEDGGGSDNNSDPREEGDQDVGEVEVIIEKNRSGPRGTVKLLFVKSFNKFSSVAYTPEG; the protein is encoded by the coding sequence ATGGATAACAACGTTCTCACAGATCACACACCACCACAGAACCTCGATGCCGAAAAGGCCGTCCTTGGGGCGATCTTTTTGAGTACCGACGCATTGGTGGATGCCATGGAATATCTGTCCCCGGAAGACTTCTACCGCCGGGAACATCAGATTATCTTTCAGGCCATGATCGACCTGAACGACCGTGATGAAGCCATTGATGTGGTGACCATCACCGACCGATTGACGGCGAAAAACGAGCTGGACGACGTCGGTGGTGTGACCTACATTGCTGAGTTAGCGGGTTCCGTGCCCACCGCGGCCAACGCCACCTACTACGCTAAGATTGTTCAAGAAAAGGCCATTTTACGGCGGCTGATTCAGACAGCCACGAACATTGCAACGCAGGGTTATCAACAGGACGAAGACGTTTCGGACCTGTTAGATAATGCTGAACGAGATATCATGAGTGTGGCGGAAACGCGGAACCAATCGGGGTTCAAGCCTATTCGTGATGTTTTAAATAACTCATTTGAAGAGATCAATAAGCTTTCCGAACAGGGTGACGTGATTACCGGGTTATCTACCGGTTACGCCGAACTGGATAAGATGACGACGGGGTTGCACGACGACGAATTAATGATTCTCGCCGCGCGGCCAGCCGTTGGGAAGACTGCGTTTGCCTTGAACATTGCGCAAAACGTGGGGACTAAGACCGATAAAACTGTGGCAATTTTTAGTCTGGAAATGAGTGCGGAATCGTTGGTCAACCGAATGTTGTGTGCGGAAGGTTCCATCGATGCCAACCATTTACGGACTGGTCAGTTGTCCGAGGATGAATGGCAAAACCTGATTGTGGCTATGGGCAGTCTGGCCAAGGCCAACATTTATATCGACGATACGGCCGGGAATAAGATTACTGAAATTCGGGCTAAGTGTCGGCGGTTAGCAAAAGAAAAGGGTAACCTGGGGTTAATCGTAATCGATTACCTGCAGCTGATTGAAGGAACCAACCACGAGAGTCGGCAACAAGAAGTTTCCGATATTTCGCGGCAATTGAAGAAGTTAGCTAAGGAACTGCACGTGCCAGTTATTGCGTTGTCCCAGCTCTCACGGGGAGTGGAACAGCGGCAAGACAAGCGCCCAGTTCTATCTGATATTCGTGAATCCGGATCGATCGAACAAGATGCCGATATCGTTTCGTTCCTGTACCGTGATGATTATTACGAACGGGAAGGCGACGAAGACGGCGGTGGCAGTGACAACAACAGTGACCCACGTGAAGAGGGCGACCAAGACGTCGGTGAGGTTGAAGTCATTATTGAAAAGAACCGGTCGGGTCCTCGAGGCACGGTCAAATTACTTTTCGTCAAATCGTTCAACAAGTTCTCCTCGGTGGCTTATACGCCGGAAGGGTAA